The region CCTGTAAAGTGTCCGCATTAAAATGAGAAGTGTCCGAAAACAAAAAAAGTGTCCGAGCGGACACTTTTGGGCAATCTATATTGAATCGATTAATTCAAGCCGCTTTATGGCTGACGCACTTTATCCAATGCACCACACAAGGCTTCAACACCTAAAATAGCCCGTGGTGAGGCACGGTGCAGTACATCAGCATTGAGTTGATAAATATGCTGATTTTTAACCGCCGGTACTTCTGGCCACTTTGACCAATCAACACCAATAACATTACCTTCATCCTGACTTTGCAAAATGACTTCTGGCATGGTGAGCAATACATTTTCAACGCTCACTTGCGGGTATTCACTGGCGGCATCAAGAAAGACATTTTCACCATGACAAGCTTCAATGATATGTTCTATCCAGCTGCCTTTTGAAACCGTCATTAATGGCGTGGACCACAGCTGGTAAAACACACTTACTGGTTTCTTTAATTGATTTTCGGCGCGGATATCGGCTAACTGTTGACGATACTTAGCAGCGACATTAGCCGCTTGTATTTGATTGCCAGTAAGCTCACCCAATTGTTCTAATTCATTGGCCACATCATCAAGGCTTTTAGGGGAGCTATCAAATACCTTAAAACCCAGCGACTTTAATTGTGTAATATCGTCCATTTTATTGCCGCTATTCCACACCACAACCAAATCTGGATTAAGCTCTAACACCCGCTCAATTTGAATCCCGTAATAACCGCCAATACTGGGAATAGCCTTGGCAGCCTCTGGAAAATCAGCGTGATCAGTGGTCGCTACAATATTATCGCCAGCACCAATGGCGTAGAGCATTTCAACGGCATGAGGCGATAACGCAATAATGCGTTTTGCAGACTCAGCTTCTTTTGTCTTAGCGTCTAAAAAAGGACTGTTCATAACGGTGATGATAAAAACGATACTGATGGAAATTCGTGACAACATGTTTTTCCTTTGAAAAATTAAACTGGGGTTATTGGGTCTGCAACCGACTATTACTTCCACCAACTATTACTTCAACCAACTATTACTTCTAACGACTATTACTTCTAACGACTATTACTTCAAACAACTCAGCCAATAAGCTACTGGATGAGTGTATCAGGCCAACCGTGAGTATCGATGTAAGCTTGTAAGTTTTTAGGCCTATATTTCATGTCTGCATCCCATCTTTGTTTCACCGATTGATGTATCCAAATAGGTTTTTCGCAGTCAGTTAACGGGCGGAGATATTCACCAAGGATACGATACACATGTTTTTTGGACTTATGCTTGGTCGCCATTGGGTTAGGATGCAAACTCTCATGCAAATGCGTTTCAAATGATAAATCAAATTCACTGGCTTGCTGCATCATCCATTTCAGTGCGATATCAGATAAACAGGTTTTATCCTTATCAGGCTCATAACTGCCACCTATATTACTGTGAACACCAGCAAACCACACTTGTTGAATATTCATATTGTCGCGAGGTTGCCAAATCGTCGGTTTGAAATCATCTCGAAGTTCATCAATCGCCAGCGCATGACGCGCGACAGTGACATTACGACCTAACTTAGTGTCGTAGAACTCATCTTCGTCTTCGAATATGCCGAGAAAAGAGAACGGAATACCCATCGAGCCTACCGTATCCCATACTCCGACAAATTTAACTTGCCTTGATGGGTGGCTATGCTGCGCACGAAAGGCGACTGATTTATCACCATCTGGTTTATAGTGTTTTGATTTAGTTTTATAGTGATCGAACGCTTGTTGAATTAAGTTTGCATCGAGACGTTTTAAAATACCGCAGTTATTAATTAAGCCACATAAACTACGAATGGTGTACGCGCCGCGACTGAAACCAAACAGATAAATTTCATCGCCATCATTGTAGTTCTGCACAATATAGCGATAACAATCCATGATATTTTTATGCACACCACTGCCGGTTATACCACCAGAAAGTGAATCATAATAAGAGCCTACACCCCAATCATAAAAGACTTGTTGTGGCACCCCATCATCAGCTAAAGGTTTAAGCCCTCTGGCGATACGAAGGACATTGGTAGGAAAATCTTTTTTAAGATTCTTCTCAGGACGGTTCCAGGTACCATCAGCACAGATAACAATGCGTTTTTTCATCACATCTTCCTTGAATAACTAAAATATAAATCATCACTATTAACTATAGCGACTGCTAACTATAACGACTTCGACCTTTAGAGAATAGTCAGCCGAGGTGATTAACGTTTAATCTAAGTGACGTTCATTTTGAATTTCATTGTCGAGTCAGGATAGGAGTGTTTATGTTAACTGCAGATCAATCGGTGCTTGTCATTGTAGATGTTCAAGGAAAACTAGCGCAAGTCATGCAGCAGTCAACCGCCTTGCATCAGCAACTATCCACCTTAATCCAAGGGGCACAATTGTTTGATATTCCTATCCTATGGGTTGAACAGTTACCTGATAAATTAGGTGGCACTACACCTGAGTTAAGTGAGCTTTTATCTAAAACGACCCGCGTGATTGCTAAATCTCATTTTAGCGCTTGGCAATGTTCCGAGTTCCAGCAACAACTCACCGGCTTGAACCGAAAAAATATCATTTTAGCGGGCATTGAAACCCACGTATGCGTTTATCAAACATGTCAGGATTTACTGGCTAATCGTTATCAAGTTCAGTTGGTTGCTGATGCTGTTTCATCAAGAATTGAAGCAAATAAAGCCTTAGGCATTCAGATGATGATCAATATGGGCGCTAAACTTACCAATACCGAATCATGCTTATTTGAGTTACAACATCAAGCTACTGGTGAGCGCTTTAAAGCATTACTTAAGTTAATTAAATAGTGCTTGATGTAGAACCGAGCCACTCATATTAGAATTACATAGCAACTCATGACAAATGTCATCAACTCTCATGACGATAATCACTGATATTATCCAACGGGTTTGCATAAACTAACTCCATTAACGATAAAGAAATATCAATGAAAGTCTAAAAACTAAGGAGTAGAATATGGGTTGGGAACATGTAGTGATTATGGCGATGATTGTTGGTGCAATTAATTCAGTTATCCCGGTTATTTTGGCTCTAATTGAAAAAGATAAGCAGTAACGATTAAATGACTTACGACGAAATATATGGCGAACTCATACTTAGCAATATTGCATATCTATGAACTTATCAATTGCGCTTAAATACAGACCGATTGATAGATTTTAGGGTTGCTCTTAAGTATAGTTCTTCATTGATTTCTTTGACCAATTCACCCTAGTTTCATGACGATTATCAATAGACCCCATGCCTTCTTCAAGTCTCCCAATGCGTCAACATCAGCTCAATATCAAGTTAGCATCTGCACAACTTCAGCTAAAATAGAATGAATTTCTTTCAAAATTGACCACCGTATTTTGTAATAGGCTAAACTTACTGATAGTTTTATGGAAAACGCTGGTTTTCTGTTATTATTTGCAACCAAATAATCATAATTTATTGGATTAGCACTCGTCTATCCACGTTCATTTGCCATAGGTAGAAATATGATTAACCACTTCACAGTCCTCGGTGTTAAAGCCAGTGCCAAAGAAGACGAAATAAAAAAAGCCTATAAACGTTTATCAAATAAGTTTCACCCCGATAAACTGCTTAACGCGTCAGAAGAAGAAAAACATCAAGCAGCAGATCAGTTGCAACGGGTTAAAAATGCCTATGATGTTTTATCAGATAAGAAATTAAGAACAGCATTTATTAAAGATTTTAATAATGTCATCGTAACCAATCCTACAGCGGCAAT is a window of Shewanella donghaensis DNA encoding:
- a CDS encoding cobalamin-binding protein, with amino-acid sequence MNSPFLDAKTKEAESAKRIIALSPHAVEMLYAIGAGDNIVATTDHADFPEAAKAIPSIGGYYGIQIERVLELNPDLVVVWNSGNKMDDITQLKSLGFKVFDSSPKSLDDVANELEQLGELTGNQIQAANVAAKYRQQLADIRAENQLKKPVSVFYQLWSTPLMTVSKGSWIEHIIEACHGENVFLDAASEYPQVSVENVLLTMPEVILQSQDEGNVIGVDWSKWPEVPAVKNQHIYQLNADVLHRASPRAILGVEALCGALDKVRQP
- a CDS encoding DUF2235 domain-containing protein, translated to MKKRIVICADGTWNRPEKNLKKDFPTNVLRIARGLKPLADDGVPQQVFYDWGVGSYYDSLSGGITGSGVHKNIMDCYRYIVQNYNDGDEIYLFGFSRGAYTIRSLCGLINNCGILKRLDANLIQQAFDHYKTKSKHYKPDGDKSVAFRAQHSHPSRQVKFVGVWDTVGSMGIPFSFLGIFEDEDEFYDTKLGRNVTVARHALAIDELRDDFKPTIWQPRDNMNIQQVWFAGVHSNIGGSYEPDKDKTCLSDIALKWMMQQASEFDLSFETHLHESLHPNPMATKHKSKKHVYRILGEYLRPLTDCEKPIWIHQSVKQRWDADMKYRPKNLQAYIDTHGWPDTLIQ
- a CDS encoding hydrolase — translated: MLTADQSVLVIVDVQGKLAQVMQQSTALHQQLSTLIQGAQLFDIPILWVEQLPDKLGGTTPELSELLSKTTRVIAKSHFSAWQCSEFQQQLTGLNRKNIILAGIETHVCVYQTCQDLLANRYQVQLVADAVSSRIEANKALGIQMMINMGAKLTNTESCLFELQHQATGERFKALLKLIK
- the atcJ gene encoding cold adaptation protein ActJcold adaptation protein ActJ, whose product is MINHFTVLGVKASAKEDEIKKAYKRLSNKFHPDKLLNASEEEKHQAADQLQRVKNAYDVLSDKKLRTAFIKDFNNVIVTNPTAAMTELWDQFYS